In Telopea speciosissima isolate NSW1024214 ecotype Mountain lineage chromosome 10, Tspe_v1, whole genome shotgun sequence, the DNA window TTGACTTCTTCTAAAAGAATAGCTGCCCATTGTTCATCACTAACATCAGTTTGAAGGATGCAAGTACCATGAGTAGGGATGTGGAGAGTGGGCAGGGTGGCAGCAATCTTCTTAAGAGCTTGAAGTGCCTTAGTATGAACTTATATCCATGGTGGAGGATTCTTCCGCAGGAGCTTGTACAGTGGTCCTGTATGAGTTGTCTGATGAGGGATGAATTCTGCCATGTAGTTCACAATGCCGAGAAACTGTTGGAGCTGAGTAGTATTAAGAGGGCCATCAGAAAATTGGAGAAGAGACTTGCCAATGTGAGGTTGGAGCTGATATTGACCATTATGAATTGTGACACCCAGAAAATCTACTGTGGGGACTTCAATTTCCATTTTCTTGGAAGAGAGCATGATACCATATTGCATAGTGATATCAAGGAATCTGGATAGCAGTTTCTGGTGATCAGCAACATCCTTTGAGAACAATAGAATATCATCAATGTAGATGAGAATCTATAGATGGATGGGAGCATAGATGTTCATCATGGCTTTTTGGAACAAAGAAGGTGAGACCTTGAGACCAAAGGGCATAACGGTCCACTGGAAGTGAGATCCACAGATGCAAAAGCCTGTCTTATGCCTATCATCTGGGTGGATTCCAAGTTGCCAAAATCCAGCTTTGAGATCAAATTTACTGAAGATGGTTGCCTCGAGAGTTGGAGCATGAGAGCTGGTCTGGTAGGCAAAGGGAATTTGTCATCTGCTAGGAAAACATTGAGGGGTTGATAGTTAATAACCAGTCGAAGCTTGCCACGTGTTTGTTCTACGCGCTTGTTGACATAAAAAGCTTCGCACACCCATGCAGATGAGGTGGGTTCAAGAAGACCTTGTTCCTTAAGGAGTGAAACTTCTTCCTGGGCTAAGGCCAAGTGGGTAGGATTCATGCCAGAATGACTAGCCTTGGTAGGGTTGGCATCCTCATTCTTCTTGAAGGGAAATCTGATGAAGTactttgagttttttcaaagaGGATGATTGCATTTTGTGAGGAAATCTGTATGAGAATCTACACAACATTGAGAGATGAGCTTTTGTTTGATGTCATCAAGAGGGGCTGTGAGGGAAAGAAGAATAGGACTAGTAGTCCATGGTAAAATTTGCTTTTTATAAGTGAGACCATGGAAACTCCATTAAAGACCTGGGAATCTGGTTAGGAGGTCGAAACCAATAAGGGCATCACGACCAGGTAAGGAGGATCCTAGAACTCTATGGCTGACTGTGAGCAAGGGAAAAATCTTGAATTTCACAGGTTCTTTGGATATCAAATCAACGGAAAAGGTTTTTCCATCTGCCGCAGTGAAAAACTGCTTATGAGGTTTCCAACAACAGGGGACTAAAACATGGGGAGCCAGTATGGTCATAGTGGCACCTGTGTCAAAGTAACCAATAATCTTAAATGGGGGGTCCCATGTAGTGGGGTAGATTGAAAGTGGGGCTCGTGGAAGTGTAAGTTTTGGTGATGATGGGTATAGGGGTGGAGGTGGTGAATAGAGAGGGTAGACGGGTTCTAATCCATCGGACTCAGTGTACGAATCAAACTCAATGTCTGAGTCAAAAGCTTCAATTGCAAATAGAAGATCTGCTGAGAACTTATCGTCGATGGAATATAACGATTCGATATCAGCATCAGGATCATCTGCAGTATCATGAGGAGTAAGCATATGCCTAAGTTTAGTCCGTTTCTGCTTGTCGGGATAATTTTTTGCAAAGTGACCTTTCTTTCCACAAGAGTAGCATGTATCAGAAGTTTTTCGTCAAAACTTCTTTTGCTTTAAGTACTTATATTTCTTGGGATTGCCTGTACACCGAGGGCAGGAAGAAGCCTTGTGCTTGTGCTGTCTGTGTGAATATGATCTGGAATCATAGACGAGAATGATGTGCTTTTTCTTGGTAGGACAATGGCAATTCTGGTCCTTGTATTTAATCTTGAGATGGGAAGTGTTGCAGACGTCCTGTAGACGACCAGTAGTCTGTTCCTATGTCTTGAAGAATTGTGGCCGATTGCAAAGACGCTGAAGTGCTGTCTGAATCTTTTGGTAAAGGCGATCAAGAGTCACTTGGCTAAGCTGAAGACCTTGAGTAGCCAGATGTTTGACAGCATCATTTCCCAAAGGTTCTGGGAAGGAATTGAGAAAAACCTATTTCATATTCACATCATCCATTCCGCCATGGATGTAGAAGAGATCCATCATGCGATGGAAGTGGCGTTCAAGTTTAGCTTTCTAGAAAGAACAACATTTCATCTGGAAGTATTCTTCACGGGCTGTGAGGCGGTTATTCTCCAAAGGACCAATGAACTCATTGTACATCTGGAGAACAAAGTCATCAATGCTTAGTTGGACCCATTGCATTTGCCTGTATGGGCCTAATGCCATATACCATTCTCTAAGAGTGCCATGGGTGCTGGCTAAGAACTTGGTAATAGCTGCTCTTGGTGTCATGCCAGCTTGGAGTAATTCATTCAGCTGTGAGCCATGCATGGAATTCTAAGATTTTATTAGGCCACTTGTGAAATGGAATACCAGCAAAAGTAAAGAGCTGCTTAGGGTCTTGATTGCTGAATTGCTGGAAATCTGGTACTGGTGGTACAAGTTGCTGATTTTCACCagtatgttcttcttcttcagaaagAACTTCTGTGGCGCCAGTAGGCTCTTCTGCTGGTTGCTTATCTCTCTCTGCCATGAAAATCAAAGGGGGCTCAGAGGACCATGAAGTAGTGTCAGAGGCTACAAAGGACACAGGGGATGGAGATGGTTTGGGAGGAGAGAAGGATTCCATGTATAATTGTTTGAGGAAGTTGGAaagggaattagggtttgtaGCAGGAATTAGTGGTGAACAAGCAGGTTTAGTGGATGGAGGTCTCTGTGGAGGTACATAAGGCACAAAGGCCGGGGCTCTGGAGTGGACTGGTAGGAAAGTAGGTAGGGTAAACCTGTGAGGATTTGGTTGGTAGAATAAGGGTTCTTCGGTTGGGGGTTTAAGTGGGATAGGACTGGAGCTAGGTGGTGGTTTTGGAGATTTCCTGCCGCCAAGTCTACTTTGGCTTTGGCGTAGGTCTTGCAGTTCTTTGAAAAGGTCAATAGGAAAACTATGGTGTGTCGAAGACGCATCACATTCCACTGCTGGTGGGGAAGGAAAATCTGGATAAACCCTTGGAGAGGGAGGAGGCTGTATTGGAGCTTGGATCCAGCTGAGTTGATCTTCGAGCCTTTGTTTTTCTCGTTCTCGGGTAGAGATGAGAGAAGAGGCATAAGCAACATCTTTGACTGTTGTTGCTATGTGCATGAGCTCTCTGTGCAGAGTTTCGATGCGTTCCTTGAGATAATGGACATCGATCTCTTATTGGCTGAGATGAAGAGTGGTGTGTTCCTGATAAGACACGATCTTCTAAAGATATTGGTTTTGCACAATAGCATTTTCGGCCTGCCAATTGAGTTGGGCTTCCACTGTGGTGTTACCAGAAAGAACATAGTAAATACGGGAACGGCAATAAAACGGGGTATTACGGTACGCATTTTAGACGGAATTAAACGACGAATGGTACGGTCAATCAAacggtaaaaaaaaatgaaaaagggcaAACGGACGGTACGGATTTTAAATgtataattttccaacaaacgGGACAAAAAAAATGGCTGTATACTAATATAAATTGAGAGATATTACTTGAATACTTGCACCTAATGGTTAAAAAACACTAACTTCCAACATTAATGCATATGTATTTCACAATCCATTATAAGTTTTTAGATATATCATCTAATATGATCCAAAATAGATAATCCAATATCAGTTCcaaattcataaatcataacaACATAACATGTCCAAAATCCAAACTTCACATATATCATCCAAAATgtcgaaagagagagaggggaataTAGATAGAAGAATGATTGCACAAATgcgtttgcttttttttttttatagtaaaaAGTGAAAATTACTGCTTCATCTATTTTTAATACTATTTTCATCATCGCTACAATATTTCACAGATGCGTTTACGGTTCCTTATATCACATTCACACACACAATacaacaagggaagaagagttTAAGTAGTTTTTTAATGGAGCTTTATAATGAAACTCAAATGGGACATTCACACACACAATACGACAAGGGAAGAAGAGTTTAAGTAGTTTTTTTATGGAGCTTTACAATAAAACTCAAATAGGGCCAAGGGACATGGAGTATTATGAtaatagagtttttttttaatggggcAGATTTACACATACCTTTTAGGAAGAAGACAAGGCTTGTCCAAGAGGTCCCTAATGAAGGCAAACGAACAGTGAAGTAAAATAGCAAACTGCAAAACATATAGCTTAAGGTGTGCAAGAGCAAGCCAAGCGTCACAAGCTCTAACGGGTTctggttgaaagttgaaacggCAAAGGGAAAGGGAgtggaatagaaacagaaaagagaagaataggGTTTACTCTTTACACGGATTTTGTGGATTTTCTTAATGAATAAGATTAAAAACTCAAAtacctattttacccttaaaaaatGGATATTTGTTTAATACAGGCGTttaaaacgtgtttaaaacagaTTATGTAGCCGTATGCATTTTTTCCCGTATTGTTGAGAAGCATACGGGAAAACACGTTTTAAACGGTAACAAACGGCAACCGTGTTTAAAACACGTTTTTGCTAACAGAGAGAAAGAGTTCTATCAAGTTGGACTTGATTGGGAGGTGTAACCTTCCATTTGTGCAGACGTCTATCTTGATCTTCATAGTCAGTTGCACCTAGGAAGTTTTTGCTGATGCTAGAGCTGCTTCCACTACCAGTTAATGGAAAACATGGTGGAGCAGGAGTGGATGAACAGCAACCCAAAGGACAAGGTTTGTTGTTTCCGTATTCCACAATGAATTGGTATTTGCCAGGGTCGTCGCCAAAAGGACCGACGTTGGGGCATCCCTACTGATAGCGTATCCAAAGCGGATCTTTGGATCGTTGCTTCCGACGTTGTCTTCTGGGGGAGACTGGAGGAGCGTCGTCTGAATCATCAAGGCAGTCTGGGCAATCACAGACATCAAAATACTTATGGCTGGTGGGGCTTTGAAATCTGTAGACCGGGTTGCCTTGAGCATCAAAGGACGTAATCGGAGCATCCAATCTGGGGTCAAGCTGGGAAACTGAAGATGCAAAGAGAGGACCCATATTAGTTGGTTTGGGGAAAGTGATCTCTGTTCTGCCATCTCCAAGCCCCTTATAAGTTGGATCAGTGGCTACTAAAGGCGGTGTGGGTTGAACTTCATGTGTCGATTCATAGGCTGAAACCCAAGAATCTGGGACCAATTTGAAGATATCTGCTCGGCTAAGTTGCCGGGGAACATGGGTGACCGTGGGGGTCTGGTCTGAACCAATATGAAGAAAGAGGGTTGAATCATTTGAAGTATGACCAGTGTTGAGATCAAAAGCATGATTCTGCAGGCGGTAACAAATCTGATAGTGCAGGGTCGCGACTATTGCTGATTTGACTTGAGGAGCGCCTGTGATTTGGATCAGAAACTTCCATGCTGTAGGCAAGTTTGGATCCATCAGAGAAAGGTTGTAGTTGGGTCCATGGATCGGATAAAGGCCAAACTGTCCTACATGTTACAGACATGCCCTCCTTGCCAAGGAGTCAATTATGTTGTTAAACTTTGAAAGAAACTGAAAGTTACAATACTCAATGTAAGACTGGATATGGAGAATATCTTCCAAAATAGGCGTGATTGGAAGCAGTGCACCGTTGATTCCTTGTTGCAGAAAAGACACAACGCAAATATTATTTGTTTCAATTACTAGGTGTCTGAGATCCTCAGAGAGGGCTTCCAATAAAGCATTGTGAATTACCATGGCCTCTCCCATCGTGGGAGTAGTGAAAGTACTTGGGAATCGAGACTGCAAAGTGGGGCATTCCTTGATGATTGCGACAAATAAATCTCAGACCCCCATTCCTCGAGTTTGAAGATATACTAGCATCACAGTTGATCTTGAAGGAACCTAAAGGAGGGGGAAACCCATAGATTATGAGGAAAGACACCAACTCAGTTGTTATTTCCAGAAACCAAATTGTAAAGAGGGTGGTTCGCTTGATAAAATTCATGGAAATGTCTCTTAGACGAAATAATAACTTCAAGTGGTGACCATTGACGACGCCCAAATATAAAATCGTTGCGTGCCAACCAAAGATACCAACATTTAAAAGAGCAATGCGACATCAGCTTCTTACTCATAGTTTTACTGCTTGAGTTGAAAAAACTCCAATCGTTGATCCAATCATGAAGGGTGACCTCCATGTCTTCTGGAACTTTGTAGGAGAGACTACAACCCAACCAAACTGATTGAGCAAAAGGCAGGGTAGTAGTATGCGGGAGATGGACTCCTTGAAATGATAGAATAGTCCCCCTCgtttctttttccctctcataTCTTTGTTTCTTTCACTGAGAACTCGAAGAAATCAACGCGTAAgctcaaagaagagaaagagagagagagagataaataagTTATTACTGACGCTGGGTTCTCTGACTTCAATGGCCTTGAGACAATCGAATGCAAGACCTGAACATGTCCTAGTATAAATACCGTCCAAGACCTTCTAGGACAGCTATGACTCTGGTGGTAAGTAGGCATTTTCAAGcggctccactctgctccaAGTTTTTAacatatcccatactaggctggccaaTCTAGCATCCATACACTACAATGAGCCCCATTAAACACATAACACCGTACTCGGCGAACACCATCTTTCCCAatccaccctctctctctctctctctctctctcaaacacgGCCACACGGCCCACACCAGACTACTAGAGCTGCGGCAGAATATAAGCTCAGGTGGGAGGCAAGACTGATCGTTAACGATTGCAGACTACTTACGATTGCTTGTGAGTTCTGACTGTGTTCTAGTTTTTGAACTGTTCAAAATCCAAAAACGTTAGTTTCAAAACTCAGGAATCAATCCCTACACACACAGAATGGGCAAGAGAGAGAAGGGCGGGAGGGAGCCGGGGAGAGAAGGGTAGGGATTTAACCGTAGGTTTTGACCTCATGGCATTCAATTGAAAATTTGATATGCAAGAAGGGGTATTATTGAGAAAAGATGCCTGAAAGATAATCACAAAAACGTCTAAGAAGTCAAGGACGGTAAACAAAATGGGTTTTGGTCCAAGATTTTAAAACTATCTGCAAATCCTGGGAAATAGAGGTAGATTTTGATCCGACAATGCCTGCAAGGAGGTGTACGTACCATGGTTGGAGCCAAGTGATATTTGTTCCACCAGTTGCTACCATTATTAAAGAAAGCACTTAAATGATAGATGCAGGGCTGCCCATCCTCCGGCCCCCACCAGCACCACTACTTGGGTCTGTTCCTGATGTTTATTTGGATGATCCTAGAAATTAAGCTAAGCATGACATGTTTGATCAAGCTCAAATCACATtgaaatcatataaaaatcgaTCGTGACTGATCCCAATTCCAGTCGATTTGATTGGTCCGATTTTAAGGTTTTGGTCACTGGATCATTCAGTTTTCAGATCTAGGACCTACTATTAAAAATGAACCCAATTATTTAGAGATCGGATCCCTGTGTCCTTGTAGAAGTACCACAGTGGATTTTACGTGAGTGGCCCTGGACAgccttggacggtacttgtacaaggacatggtCCGAGTTCATTATTTATAAATTGATATATGAGCAAGTCCTTCCGTTAGCTATGATACCATAATAGAGattccaacccaaaaccttTTAAGTATTAAATGGAGACATCTCATTAAGTTACAAAGGTAATTTACAAAGATACTAGCTAAGTACAAAAACAAATCGACAGACTCCATAACTCCCAACACAGCACCACAATATCAAATTGCTGAACCAAATTAATAGCC includes these proteins:
- the LOC122642204 gene encoding uncharacterized protein LOC122642204, which translates into the protein MDPNLPTAWKFLIQITGAPQVKSAIVATLHYQICYRLQNHAFDLNTGHTSNDSTLFLHIGSDQTPTVTHVPRQLSRADIFKLVPDSWVSAYESTHEVQPTPPLVATDPTYKGLGDGRTEITFPKPTNMGPLFASSVSQLDPRLDAPITSFDAQGNPVYRFQSPTSHKYFDVCDCPDCLDDSDDAPPVSPRRQRRKQRSKDPLWIRYQ
- the LOC122642203 gene encoding extensin-like yields the protein MHIATTVKDVAYASSLISTREREKQRLEDQLSWIQAPIQPPPSPRVYPDFPSPPAVECDASSTHHSFPIDLFKELQDLRQSQSRLGGRKSPKPPPSSSPIPLKPPTEEPLFYQPNPHRFTLPTFLPVHSRAPAFVPYVPPQRPPSTKPACSPLIPATNPNSLSNFLKQLYMESFSPPKPSPSPVSFVASDTTSWSSEPPLIFMAERDKQPAEEPTGATEVLSEEEEHTGENQQLVPPVPDFQQFSNQDPKQLFTFAGIPFHKWPNKILEFHAWLTAE